A single Cucumis melo cultivar AY chromosome 4, USDA_Cmelo_AY_1.0, whole genome shotgun sequence DNA region contains:
- the LOC103502787 gene encoding uncharacterized protein LOC103502787 isoform X1 has product MQLVPNHDENKDDILERAPILSQLDFLPQSVGSSSSAEIAEIIAIGRESSVSDDDLHNLNIDETCHLVNDQPQCRICLDTGGEDLIAPCHCKGTQKYVHRSCLDNWRSTKEGFAFAHCTECRAMFVLRANVPPDRWWLRLKFQFLVARDHAFIFIIVQLIVAFLGVLVYKFYGEELREMFGYEEHPYGFYAMAVLAIILVGLLYGFFIAIICGQRINERHYHVLAKQELTKEYIVEDREHNKNVPELDPSHVMELRMLGLY; this is encoded by the exons ATGCAACTGGTACCAAATCATGATGAGAATAAAGATGATATTCTGGAACGTGCGCCCATTTTAAGTCAATTGGATTTTCTGCCACAATCTGTGGGGTCGTCATCCTCTGCTGAGATTGCTGAGATTATAGCTATAGGGAGAGAGAGCTCTGTTAGTGATGATGATTTACACAATCTTAACATTGATGAAACTTGTCATCTGGTGAATGACCAACCACAATGTCGTATATGCCTTGACACTGGAG GAGAAGATTTAATTGCTCCATGCCATTGCAAAGGCACTCAAAAGTATGTCCATAGATCTTGTCTTGATAATTGGAGGTCCACAAAG GAGGGCTTTGCTTTTGCTCATTGTACAGAATGCAGAGCTATGTTTGTGTTACGTGCAAATGTTCCTCCTGACCGCTGGTGGTTGAGACTGAAGTTTCAATTTCTTGTTGCTAGGGACCATGCGTTCATTTTCATCATTGTTCAACTG ATTGTGGCATTCTTGGGGGTGTTAGTGTACAAATTTTACGGAGAGGAACTAAGGGAAATGTTTGGCTATGAAGAACACCCATACGGGTTCTATGCAATGGCTG TCTTGGCTATCATCTTGGTTGGCTTACTCTATGGTTTCTTCATAGCCATTATTTGCGGGCAGAGGATAAATGAACGCCACTACCATGTTCTCGCTAAGCAAGAACTGACAAAG GAATATATAGTTGAAGATCGAGAACATAACAAGAACGTTCCTGAATTAGACCCCAGTCATGTTATGGAGCTAAGGATGTTGGGCCTGTATTAA
- the LOC103502787 gene encoding uncharacterized protein LOC103502787 isoform X2 → MQLVPNHDENKDDILERAPILSQLDFLPQSVGSSSSAEIAEIIAIGRESSVSDDDLHNLNIDETCHLVNDQPQCRICLDTGGEDLIAPCHCKGTQKYVHRSCLDNWRSTKEGFAFAHCTECRAMFVLRANVPPDRWWLRLKFQFLVARDHAFIFIIVQLIVAFLGVLVYKFYGEELREMFGYEEHPYGFYAMAAIICGQRINERHYHVLAKQELTKEYIVEDREHNKNVPELDPSHVMELRMLGLY, encoded by the exons ATGCAACTGGTACCAAATCATGATGAGAATAAAGATGATATTCTGGAACGTGCGCCCATTTTAAGTCAATTGGATTTTCTGCCACAATCTGTGGGGTCGTCATCCTCTGCTGAGATTGCTGAGATTATAGCTATAGGGAGAGAGAGCTCTGTTAGTGATGATGATTTACACAATCTTAACATTGATGAAACTTGTCATCTGGTGAATGACCAACCACAATGTCGTATATGCCTTGACACTGGAG GAGAAGATTTAATTGCTCCATGCCATTGCAAAGGCACTCAAAAGTATGTCCATAGATCTTGTCTTGATAATTGGAGGTCCACAAAG GAGGGCTTTGCTTTTGCTCATTGTACAGAATGCAGAGCTATGTTTGTGTTACGTGCAAATGTTCCTCCTGACCGCTGGTGGTTGAGACTGAAGTTTCAATTTCTTGTTGCTAGGGACCATGCGTTCATTTTCATCATTGTTCAACTG ATTGTGGCATTCTTGGGGGTGTTAGTGTACAAATTTTACGGAGAGGAACTAAGGGAAATGTTTGGCTATGAAGAACACCCATACGGGTTCTATGCAATGGCTG CCATTATTTGCGGGCAGAGGATAAATGAACGCCACTACCATGTTCTCGCTAAGCAAGAACTGACAAAG GAATATATAGTTGAAGATCGAGAACATAACAAGAACGTTCCTGAATTAGACCCCAGTCATGTTATGGAGCTAAGGATGTTGGGCCTGTATTAA